CCTCGTGCACGTGCATCTGCCCATGCATCTGCACGTGAAACAGAGCTATGATCCGGGGCAAGTTGACCACTGCATCAATGGCCTCACCAGCCCATGCACCACCGGGGAGCGACCTGTGGATCACGACGTGTACGACGCGTACGACGCGTCCGGCGTGTACAACGGCATGGCCGCCACCCAGCTGCACGGGGTGGCCTGGCAGAAGAGTCGGCACAGCAACTCGCAGGGTTCCTGCGTGGAGTTCGCCCGCCTGCCCGGCGGGGACGTGGCCGTCCGCAACTCGCGTTTCCCCGACGGCCCGGCGCTCGTCTACACCCGGGCCGAGATCGAGGCGATGCTGCTCGGCATCAAGGACGGCGAGTTCGACCACCTGATAGCGGGCTGACGGCCGCCGGGAAAGCCAGGAAAACGTTGCCACTGAGGGCGATCGGCTCCTGACCCGCCGTAACGCGCGTAGAACTTCGGCGTCAGAAGACGCCGAAGTCCGTCATTCGCCCGGCTGCGGATCGGGCAACCGGAACAGCGCCCAGACGACCTTGCCGCCCAGCGTGCCCGCGAGCGGATGCCAGCCCCAGCTGTCGCTGAAGGAGTCGACGAGGAACAGGCCGCGGCCCGACTCCGCCGAGAAGTCGTCCGCCTCGCGCGCCACAGGGCTGGCGTGGCTGGGGTCGCGCACCGCGCACACCAGCCGCTCCGTCCAGCGCATCAGGTGCAACCGCACGAGCGGGTTCTGCTCCGGGACGCACGGGGCACCGGCCGGCAGCGCGTGTCGCAGCGCGTTGGTGACCAGCTCGGAGACCACCAGGCACACGTCGTCGAAACGGTCGCCCAGGTCCCACTGGTCCAGCGTTCCGCGCGTGAACTGCCTGGCCTCGCGCACCGCTTCGTAACGGGCGGGCAGAGCACAGGAGGCGGCGCTGGACACGGCCGCAGGATCCAGCGGCGGAAGGCCCTGCCGTAACGGCTCGAGCATGGTCGATCCATTCGTCCCCATGCGAGGCACTCCCGGGAATTCGCGGTCGTTGCGATGCAGCGGTTGCGCGGGACCATGGTTTCCGATGCGTACAGCAGATGCAAGGGCAGATGCACGTGCAGGTGACCGAATTGGACCCTCCCGTACCGCTTGTTGGCCATTTTTTCCGCCATCTTCTCTCCCTCTTCTTGCCCCGTCCCTCCCGCAACCCCTCCCACTCCTGTGCGGAAACTCCGGCTTCTTTCCATCTCTGTAATCGGACGAGTACTGCTCGGAGTGTTTTAGTGGCAGACTTCGGGCCCTGGAGACGTTGGGGAGGCGGCGAACGTGAGCGCGGGAGAGCCCGGATCGGTGGTGCGGCGGATGCTGCTCGGCTCGCAACTCAGGCGGCTGCGGGAGGCGCGTGGCATCACGCGCGAGGCGGCGGGTTACTCGATCCGCGCCTCCGAGTCGAAGATCAGCCGGATGGAACTGGGCCGGGTGAGCTTCAAGACAAGGGACGTGGAGGACCTGCTGACGTTGTACGGCATCACGGACGAGGCGGAGCGCACCTCACTGCTCTCGCTCGCCAAGGAGGCCAATGTCGCGGGCTGGTGGCACAGTTACTCGGACGTTCTGCCGAGCTGGTTCCCCACCTACGTGGGCCTGGAGGGCGCGGCTTCCCTGATCCGCGCGTACGAAGTGCAGTTCGTGCACGGTCTGTTGCAGACCGAGGCGTACGCCCAGGCGGTCGTGCGGCGCGGCATGAAGGGCGCGAGCGAGGCAGACGTGGAGCGGCGCGTGGCGCTGCGCCTGGAGCGGCAGAAGTACCTCGTCGACGAGAACGCGCCCGAGTTCCACATCGTCCTGGACGAGGCGGCCCTGCGCCGCCCGTACGGAGACCGCGAGGTGATGCGCGGCCAGCTCCAGCACCTGATCGAGGTCTCCGAGCGGCCCAACGTACGGCTGCAGATCATGCCGTTCAGCTTCGGCGGCCACTCCGGGGAGTCCGGCGCCTTCACGATCCTGTCCTTCCCGGAGTCCGACCTGTCCGACGTCGTCTACCTGGAGCAACTCACCAGCGCGCTGTACCTGGACAAGCACGAGGACGTGACCCAGTACGAGAAGGCGCTCAAGGAGTTGCAGCAGGACAGTCCGGGGACGGACGAGAGCCGGGATCTTCTTCGGGGACTCCTCCAACTCTCTTGAAACACAAGTACGATGACGTGTGATCAGACCGTGATGTCGTGCGTGTCTGCTGTTGATCGTGTCTGCTAGCGATTGAGGGATCACATGTCGTCCTACTTCACCGACCTGGCTCAGCAGTACATCGACGGTGAGTGGCGCCCGGGCACCGGCTCCTGGGACATCATCGACTTCAACCCGTACGACGACGAAAAGCTGGCGTCGATCACCATAGCCACGGTCGATGAGGTCGACGAGGCATACCGGGCGGCCGCCCGCGCCCAGAAGGAATGGGCGGCGACCAACCCCTACGCCCGCCGCGCGGTGTTCGAGAAGGCCCTCGCACTGATCGAGGAGCGCGAGCAGGAGATCGCTGAGGTGATCATCGCCGAGCTCGGCGGCACCCGGCTGAAGGCCGCCTTCGAGCTCCACCTCGTCAAGGAGTTCCTGCGCGAGTCGATCCACCTGGCGCTGCGCCCCGAGGGCCGGATCATCCCCTCGCCGGTCGACGGCAAGGAGAACCGCGTCTACCGCGTGCCGGTCGGCGTCGTGGGCGTGATCAGCCCCTTCAACTTCCCCCTCCTGCTCTCGATCAAGTCGGTCGCCCCGGCGCTCGCGCTCGGCAACGCCGTCGTGCTCAAGCCGCACCAGAACACGCCGATCACCGGCGGCTCCCTGGTGGCGAAGATCTTCGAGGACGCGGGTCTGCCCGGCGGTCTGCTGAACGTCGTCATCACGGACATCGCCGAGATCGGCGACGCCTTCATCGAGCACCCGATCCCGAAGGTCATCTCCTTCACCGGCTCCGACAAGGTCGGCCGTCACGTCGCCACCGTCTGCGCCTCGAACTTCAAGCGCTCGGTCCTCGAACTGGGCGGCAACAGCGCGCTGGTGGTCCTCGACGACGCCGACATCGACTACGCGGTCGACGCGGCCGTCTTCAGCCGGTTCGTCCACCAGGGACAGGTCTGCATGGCCGCCAACCGTGTCCTGGTCGACCGCTCGGTCGCCGACGAGTTCACCGAGAAGTTCGTCGCCAAGGTCAAGACCCTGAAGGCGGGCGACCCGCGCGACCCCGGGACCGTCATCGGCCCGGTCATCAACTCCTCCCAGGCGGACGCCGTTTCGGGCATCGTCGAGCAGGCGATCACCGAGGGCGCGACGGCGCTCGTGCACGGCACGAGGACCGACAACCTGATCGAGCCCTCGGTCCTCACGGGCGTCCCCGCCGACTCCGCCCTGCTGAGGCAGGAGATCTTCGGACCGGTGGTCTTCCTCGCCCCCTTCGACGGCGAGGAGGAGGCCGTACGCCTCGTCAACGACACGCCGTACGGCCTGAGCGGCGCCGTCCACACGGGGAACATCGAGCGGGGAGTCGCCTTCGCCAAGCAGATCGACACCGGCATGTTCCACGTGAACGACGGCACGGTCCACGACGAGCCGATCGTCCCGTTCGGCGGCGAGAAGCACTCGGGGCTCGGCCGGCTGAACGGCGACACGATGCTGGACTCGTTCACGACGCTGAAGTGGATCTCGGTGCAGCACGGGCGGAGCGGGTTCCCGTTCTGATCTCTTGCATACGACTGCTGCCACGGGCCGTTGCGGACAGAACCTGACCGCAACGGCCCGTAGCTTCGTCGGTGTCAGAGGGCCTCGCAAAGGCTCCGATCCCGACGAAAGGCGGCCGGTCATGGTCACTCACGTGCGAGCCGAGGAGCAGGGCGACGAGCGCGGTGCGTTGCTCTCCTTCCTGGCCGAGCAGCGCGGCGGCATCCGCCGGGCGCTGCTGGGGCTGACCGAGGAGCAGGCGTCGTCACGGCCCAGCGCCAGCGAGCTGTCCCTGGCCGGTCTGCTCAAGCACGTCGCCGAGGTCGAACAGGGCTGGGTGGCCCGCGCCAAGGGCGAGCCGCCGGCCGTCCACCGGGACGAGACGAACTGGCACGAGTGCCACCGACTGGTGGGTGACGAGACCGTCGAGTCGCAGCTCGTGTACTGGGAGAAGGTCGCCGCCGAGACGGAGGCGTTCGTCCGCGCGGTCCCCAGTCTCGACGACACCTTCCCGCTCCCGAACGACCCCTGGTTCCCGCCGGACGAGCGCGTCTCCATGCGCTGGCTGGTCCTCCACCTGATCCGTGAGACGGCCCGGCACGCCGGCCACGCCGACATCATCCGGGAGTCACTGGACGGCGCCACCGCCTTCGAACTGGTGGCCAAGGAGCAGGGCACCTCCTGGGGGTGAACCGCGGCGGCATAATCTGGACGGCATGTCAGCGATCCGTCTCCTCGTGCTGGGCGCGGTGCGCCAGCACGGGCGGGCCCACGGCTACCAGGTACGCAACGACCTGGAGTACTGGGGCGCGCACGAGTGGTCCAACGCCAAGCCCGGCTCGATCTACCACGCCCTGAAACAGATGGCCAAGCAGGGCCTGCTGCACGCGCACGAGATCGCGCCGTCCACCGCCGGCGGCCCGCCGCGCACCGAGTACGAGCTCACCGAGAAGGGCACCGAGGAGTACCACTCGCTGGTGCGCCAGTACCTCACCGCCTACGACCAGCGGCCGGACGTGCTCACCGCCGCGCTCGGCTGCATGGTCGACCTGGAACGCGAGGAAGTCCTCGGCCTCCTCGAGGTGCGCGTGCGCAGCATCGAGGAGTGGCGCAAGTCGGTCACCGAGTACTACACGCCCGAGGAGGGCCCCGGCCAGCTCGGTCACATCGGCGAGATCATGAACTTCTGGGTCCATTCGGCCGACACCGGCGCCGAGTGGACCCGGGGTCTCATCGAGCGCATCCGGGGCGGGGCGTACACCTTCGCGGGCGAGGGCGAGCCGTTCGTCGGCGTACTGGCGGAAGGCGAGGAGAACCCGTATGCGGCGGGGGAGCGGCATTCCGGAGATGTCCGCTAATCAAGTTTGACTAACAACCCTCTGGGGCATACCCTTCGTCGGCCATCAGTAGTCAAGTTTTACTACGTTGCCTGGCGGTGACTCGAAGGGAGCCTTATGACCGACGCGATCGTCGCCGAAGGCCTGCGGAAGCGGTACGGGGACGAGGCAGCCCTGGACGGGCTGGACCTGAGGGTGGCGCGCGGCACCGTCCACGCAGTGCTCGGTCCGAACGGCGCCGGCAAGACCACCACCGTGAGGGTCCTGACCACCCTGCTGAGGCCGGACGAGGGCCGCGCCGAGGTGGCCGGCCACGACGTGGCGAGCCAGGCGTACGACGTACGCCTGCGCATCGGTCTGCTCGGTCAGCACGCGGCCCTCGACGAGGAACTCTCAGGCCGTCAGAACCTGGAGATGTTCGCCCGCCTCTACCACCTGGGTGCCCGCCACGCGCGCGTGCGGGCGGCCGAACTCCTGGAGCGCTTCGGCCTGACCGACACCGGCCGCAAGCCCGT
The nucleotide sequence above comes from Streptomyces sp. NL15-2K. Encoded proteins:
- a CDS encoding ATP-binding protein; amino-acid sequence: MGTNGSTMLEPLRQGLPPLDPAAVSSAASCALPARYEAVREARQFTRGTLDQWDLGDRFDDVCLVVSELVTNALRHALPAGAPCVPEQNPLVRLHLMRWTERLVCAVRDPSHASPVAREADDFSAESGRGLFLVDSFSDSWGWHPLAGTLGGKVVWALFRLPDPQPGE
- a CDS encoding DinB family protein, encoding MVTHVRAEEQGDERGALLSFLAEQRGGIRRALLGLTEEQASSRPSASELSLAGLLKHVAEVEQGWVARAKGEPPAVHRDETNWHECHRLVGDETVESQLVYWEKVAAETEAFVRAVPSLDDTFPLPNDPWFPPDERVSMRWLVLHLIRETARHAGHADIIRESLDGATAFELVAKEQGTSWG
- a CDS encoding PadR family transcriptional regulator; its protein translation is MSAIRLLVLGAVRQHGRAHGYQVRNDLEYWGAHEWSNAKPGSIYHALKQMAKQGLLHAHEIAPSTAGGPPRTEYELTEKGTEEYHSLVRQYLTAYDQRPDVLTAALGCMVDLEREEVLGLLEVRVRSIEEWRKSVTEYYTPEEGPGQLGHIGEIMNFWVHSADTGAEWTRGLIERIRGGAYTFAGEGEPFVGVLAEGEENPYAAGERHSGDVR
- a CDS encoding helix-turn-helix transcriptional regulator, with translation MLLGSQLRRLREARGITREAAGYSIRASESKISRMELGRVSFKTRDVEDLLTLYGITDEAERTSLLSLAKEANVAGWWHSYSDVLPSWFPTYVGLEGAASLIRAYEVQFVHGLLQTEAYAQAVVRRGMKGASEADVERRVALRLERQKYLVDENAPEFHIVLDEAALRRPYGDREVMRGQLQHLIEVSERPNVRLQIMPFSFGGHSGESGAFTILSFPESDLSDVVYLEQLTSALYLDKHEDVTQYEKALKELQQDSPGTDESRDLLRGLLQLS
- a CDS encoding aldehyde dehydrogenase family protein; this encodes MSSYFTDLAQQYIDGEWRPGTGSWDIIDFNPYDDEKLASITIATVDEVDEAYRAAARAQKEWAATNPYARRAVFEKALALIEEREQEIAEVIIAELGGTRLKAAFELHLVKEFLRESIHLALRPEGRIIPSPVDGKENRVYRVPVGVVGVISPFNFPLLLSIKSVAPALALGNAVVLKPHQNTPITGGSLVAKIFEDAGLPGGLLNVVITDIAEIGDAFIEHPIPKVISFTGSDKVGRHVATVCASNFKRSVLELGGNSALVVLDDADIDYAVDAAVFSRFVHQGQVCMAANRVLVDRSVADEFTEKFVAKVKTLKAGDPRDPGTVIGPVINSSQADAVSGIVEQAITEGATALVHGTRTDNLIEPSVLTGVPADSALLRQEIFGPVVFLAPFDGEEEAVRLVNDTPYGLSGAVHTGNIERGVAFAKQIDTGMFHVNDGTVHDEPIVPFGGEKHSGLGRLNGDTMLDSFTTLKWISVQHGRSGFPF
- a CDS encoding DUF397 domain-containing protein, which codes for MAATQLHGVAWQKSRHSNSQGSCVEFARLPGGDVAVRNSRFPDGPALVYTRAEIEAMLLGIKDGEFDHLIAG